The following coding sequences lie in one Brevibacterium marinum genomic window:
- a CDS encoding amino acid synthesis family protein, whose amino-acid sequence MSDLNAARNAGVRTIVYSEEELVTEAGAGVNGPIRKATATAAIANPWANRATGSELSAEVEAIAPILARELTDRLLGSLGGAAEIQAFGKAAVIGSSGELEHGAAFIHTPYFGNLVREFLEGSSIICFADERAEAGTSITVPLWHKTEAATRDYYQTMTARIADAPRPDEILVVAGASTGTRPLPRLGDRKTDRPVNSHQLAGVAS is encoded by the coding sequence TTGAGTGACCTGAACGCAGCACGAAATGCCGGAGTCAGGACGATCGTCTACAGCGAAGAGGAGCTGGTCACTGAGGCGGGCGCAGGCGTCAACGGCCCTATTCGCAAAGCCACGGCCACTGCGGCGATTGCGAACCCCTGGGCGAACCGTGCAACCGGATCCGAACTGTCCGCGGAGGTGGAGGCGATTGCCCCGATTCTCGCACGGGAACTCACCGATCGCCTCCTGGGCTCCCTCGGCGGAGCTGCAGAGATCCAAGCGTTCGGGAAGGCCGCGGTGATCGGCTCGTCCGGAGAGCTCGAACACGGCGCCGCCTTCATCCACACCCCCTATTTCGGCAACCTCGTCCGAGAGTTTCTGGAGGGCAGCTCGATCATCTGCTTCGCAGACGAAAGAGCAGAGGCAGGCACCTCGATCACTGTTCCACTCTGGCACAAGACCGAGGCGGCCACGCGTGATTACTATCAGACGATGACGGCGCGCATCGCCGACGCTCCCCGACCCGACGAGATCCTCGTCGTCGCCGGCGCATCGACAGGGACCCGGCCCTTACCTCGGCTCGGTGATCGCAAGACGGATCGCCCAGTCAATTCACATCAGTTAGCAGGAGTTGCATCATGA
- a CDS encoding LLM class flavin-dependent oxidoreductase: MRFSVFHGLGAPGELADYNLHMKNAREYAMRAEELNFWSTWYTEHHFGHEGQELTPNPILMGTDIAAHTSTLRIGQAASIVTFWHPLRLAEDYALLDQLSDGRLEVGVGRGLYGREALNLNPVADPRDQEQNRALFAEVMEILDKAWSNEFFSHKGRFFEFPAPGVKWSHPMSPATPEFTNEDGEITKMAVVPRPYQEGGPGIWQVIDSPRSIESAANDGINAIFWMPPVSELKGRFELYRDKASEAQGRDVPLGDGIALVRDVYVADTMEQAREEFEEAVMNTYRWVTHWRGLGNLMEKGEELTDEHTLDFDFLFERNMLVGTPEYVTEKIQELKDEVNLDHLMLWTTHPGLKHEHAMKSLNLFGEKVMPNFE; the protein is encoded by the coding sequence ACATGAAGAATGCACGGGAATATGCGATGCGGGCCGAAGAGCTCAACTTCTGGTCCACCTGGTACACCGAGCATCATTTCGGCCACGAGGGACAGGAGCTGACGCCCAACCCAATCCTCATGGGAACGGACATCGCCGCGCACACCTCCACACTGCGCATCGGTCAAGCAGCCTCGATCGTCACCTTCTGGCATCCACTGCGTCTTGCGGAGGACTACGCCCTACTCGATCAGCTCTCTGACGGCAGACTCGAAGTCGGCGTCGGGCGAGGTCTCTATGGACGGGAGGCGCTCAACCTCAATCCGGTGGCCGACCCTCGCGACCAGGAACAGAACCGTGCTCTGTTCGCCGAAGTGATGGAGATCCTCGACAAGGCATGGAGCAACGAATTCTTCAGCCACAAGGGCCGGTTCTTCGAATTCCCCGCCCCCGGAGTCAAATGGAGCCATCCGATGTCACCGGCGACTCCAGAGTTCACCAATGAGGACGGTGAGATCACGAAGATGGCCGTGGTCCCTCGGCCGTACCAGGAGGGCGGCCCCGGGATCTGGCAGGTCATCGATTCCCCTCGATCGATCGAATCCGCAGCCAATGACGGCATCAATGCCATCTTCTGGATGCCGCCGGTCTCCGAGCTCAAGGGGCGGTTCGAGCTCTACCGCGACAAAGCGTCTGAGGCCCAGGGACGTGATGTTCCCTTGGGCGACGGAATCGCGTTGGTCCGCGATGTCTATGTGGCGGATACGATGGAACAGGCGCGCGAGGAGTTCGAAGAGGCCGTGATGAATACCTACCGTTGGGTCACTCACTGGCGTGGACTCGGAAACCTCATGGAGAAAGGCGAAGAGCTCACCGACGAGCACACGCTCGACTTCGACTTCCTGTTCGAACGCAACATGCTCGTGGGCACGCCGGAATACGTGACCGAGAAGATCCAGGAACTCAAGGATGAGGTCAACCTCGACCACCTGATGCTCTGGACGACTCACCCCGGGCTCAAGCACGAACACGCGATGAAGAGCCTCAACCTCTTCGGTGAGAAAGTGATGCCGAACTTTGAGTGA